One Candidatus Scalindua japonica DNA segment encodes these proteins:
- a CDS encoding DUF502 domain-containing protein produces MKSGKLYSVGFKKNTRRKMIAGLLVVFPVFITFYVIKFLFTMIGGILSPVVVKAIGVFGFSPNSKIDEFIIMSVAFVLTFVSLYFIGVVATNFLGKFIINFFEAILNNVPIIKNVYTSSKKLIEIISLPTTKSFKRVVIVEYPRVGMKAFAFVTGNLKTQDGSELSSIFVPTTPNPTSGFLIYLPEQDIEETDLSIEEGMKLIVSGGILVPNRMETNTDRHTKK; encoded by the coding sequence ATGAAGTCAGGAAAACTTTACTCTGTCGGCTTTAAGAAAAACACCAGAAGGAAAATGATTGCAGGACTTCTTGTTGTTTTTCCTGTTTTTATTACATTTTATGTAATAAAGTTTTTATTTACCATGATCGGTGGAATCCTGTCCCCGGTAGTAGTGAAAGCTATCGGTGTTTTTGGATTCTCTCCAAATAGTAAAATTGATGAGTTTATAATTATGTCAGTCGCGTTCGTACTCACATTTGTTTCACTTTATTTTATTGGTGTGGTAGCAACAAACTTTCTCGGAAAATTTATAATAAACTTTTTTGAAGCGATATTGAATAATGTACCCATTATTAAAAATGTATATACTTCATCAAAAAAACTGATCGAAATTATAAGCCTGCCAACAACAAAATCTTTTAAACGTGTAGTTATAGTTGAATATCCAAGGGTTGGAATGAAGGCATTTGCATTTGTTACCGGCAACTTGAAGACACAGGATGGATCAGAATTATCCAGTATATTTGTCCCAACAACACCAAACCCGACTTCGGGCTTTTTGATTTATCTTCCTGAACAAGATATAGAAGAAACTGACCTGAGCATTGAAGAGGGGATGAAATTGATTGTTTCGGGAGGGATATTAGTACCGAATCGAATGGAGACAAATACAGACAGACATACAAAGAAGTGA
- the csrA gene encoding carbon storage regulator CsrA, which produces MLILTRRLGESILIENNIKITVIDINKQQIKLGIDAPKHITINREEVAKKVKDENKLSSASTTINIPKK; this is translated from the coding sequence ATGCTCATACTAACCAGAAGATTAGGCGAAAGCATCTTAATTGAAAATAATATCAAGATAACCGTTATAGATATTAATAAACAGCAGATAAAATTAGGGATTGATGCGCCAAAGCACATCACTATCAACAGGGAAGAAGTCGCCAAAAAAGTCAAAGATGAAAACAAATTATCATCTGCATCAACGACAATTAATATTCCAAAAAAGTAG
- a CDS encoding nitroreductase family protein, with the protein MDFYETIKTRRSIRAYKEGPVEDDKLKRILNAARLAPTAANRQPFSLVVVKAEEVKNKLIDAYSQEWFFTAPVIICACASPGTAWKRNDGKVYVDVDVAIAMDHLILAAHAEGLGTCWIAAFKPDVVKDVLSIPDNLEPLILTPLGYPKVIPEPTFRKPLDEMVREI; encoded by the coding sequence ATGGACTTCTATGAAACCATAAAGACAAGAAGAAGCATAAGGGCATATAAAGAGGGTCCGGTGGAAGACGATAAACTGAAGAGAATTCTTAATGCCGCTCGGCTTGCACCAACTGCTGCCAACAGACAGCCATTCTCACTTGTCGTAGTCAAAGCTGAAGAGGTTAAAAACAAATTAATAGATGCTTACTCACAGGAGTGGTTTTTTACAGCACCGGTAATTATCTGTGCGTGTGCTTCTCCGGGCACTGCATGGAAACGAAATGATGGCAAGGTTTACGTTGATGTTGATGTGGCGATAGCAATGGATCATTTGATACTTGCTGCTCATGCAGAAGGCCTTGGCACCTGTTGGATAGCCGCCTTTAAACCTGATGTGGTAAAAGATGTATTAAGCATACCTGATAATTTAGAACCCTTGATCTTAACCCCCCTGGGTTACCCGAAGGTCATTCCGGAACCAACTTTTCGAAAACCACTAGATGAAATGGTAAGAGAAATTTAG
- a CDS encoding response regulator: MTTILVVEDDKNQRLLYEQELMLEGYEVVTASDGKEAMEKVHEQQPDIIIMDINMPKMDGIETMGKILSKNREIPVVINTAYSNYKDNFMSWAADAYIVKSSDLLELKKTVKEVLAKKAKGS, translated from the coding sequence ATGACAACTATCCTGGTTGTAGAAGATGATAAGAACCAACGCTTACTTTATGAACAGGAATTAATGTTGGAAGGTTATGAAGTTGTAACCGCCTCTGATGGTAAAGAAGCTATGGAGAAAGTTCATGAGCAGCAGCCTGATATTATTATAATGGATATTAACATGCCTAAGATGGATGGCATTGAGACAATGGGGAAGATCCTAAGTAAAAATCGAGAAATTCCAGTTGTCATTAATACTGCTTATAGTAATTATAAAGATAATTTCATGTCATGGGCTGCAGATGCTTATATAGTTAAGTCCTCAGATCTTTTAGAACTAAAGAAAACTGTTAAAGAAGTTTTGGCAAAGAAAGCAAAGGGTTCTTGA
- a CDS encoding glutamate-5-semialdehyde dehydrogenase has product MNVKAYIDKIVRDAKAASRKTAIADTSIKNAALEQMALNLIDNKEILMAENEKDLRAAEENGLTSAMIDRLKLTELRIEAMAEGIKEVINLSDPVSEIIEKVVRPNGLEIQKIRVPIGVIIIIYESRPNVTADAASLCLKTGNATILRGGKESIHSNIAIYRQISSALEKVGLDKNAIQVIETVDRDAVGYLLKADEFADLVIPRGGEGLIRNVVENSTIPVIKHYKGVCHVYVDEFADPDMAREICLNSKLQRPGTCNAMETMLVHEKLAGTFLPDVCKGMSDAAVELRGCEKSCKIVPGIQLAIDEDWSTEYLEKILSIKVVSSIDDAIEHISAYGSSHSDVIITEDKTNAKKFVDEVDSAAVYVNASTRFTDGFEFGMGAEIGISTDKLHARGPMGLKELTSYKYIIHGTGQIRK; this is encoded by the coding sequence ATGAACGTTAAAGCTTATATAGATAAAATTGTTAGAGATGCAAAGGCTGCCTCACGAAAGACAGCAATTGCTGATACTTCTATAAAAAATGCCGCATTGGAGCAGATGGCGCTCAATCTCATTGACAATAAAGAGATATTGATGGCCGAGAATGAAAAAGACTTAAGGGCGGCGGAGGAAAATGGTTTGACTTCTGCTATGATAGACAGATTGAAACTGACTGAGCTGCGTATAGAAGCTATGGCTGAAGGTATAAAAGAGGTGATAAATCTCTCTGATCCTGTTAGTGAAATAATAGAAAAGGTTGTACGCCCGAATGGCCTTGAGATTCAAAAGATCAGAGTTCCCATCGGTGTTATTATCATTATTTATGAATCCCGGCCAAATGTTACAGCAGATGCAGCGTCACTTTGTTTAAAGACAGGAAACGCAACAATACTTCGTGGCGGTAAGGAGTCAATACATTCGAATATTGCCATATACAGGCAAATAAGCTCTGCCCTGGAAAAGGTTGGTCTGGATAAAAATGCTATTCAAGTCATTGAAACTGTTGATCGGGATGCTGTCGGGTATCTTCTAAAGGCAGATGAATTTGCGGATCTTGTCATTCCACGAGGGGGTGAGGGCCTGATACGAAACGTTGTTGAAAATTCTACCATTCCGGTTATAAAACATTATAAAGGCGTGTGTCATGTTTACGTGGATGAGTTCGCTGATCCGGACATGGCAAGAGAAATCTGTTTGAACTCAAAGCTCCAGAGGCCGGGTACCTGTAATGCTATGGAGACTATGCTGGTACACGAGAAATTAGCCGGGACATTTCTTCCTGATGTTTGTAAAGGTATGTCAGATGCCGCTGTAGAGTTGCGGGGATGTGAAAAGAGTTGTAAGATTGTACCTGGAATACAACTGGCTATTGATGAAGATTGGTCAACAGAGTACTTAGAAAAGATACTTTCCATAAAAGTTGTCTCTTCTATCGATGATGCAATCGAACATATTTCTGCCTACGGGTCTTCACATTCTGATGTCATAATAACGGAAGACAAAACCAATGCTAAGAAATTTGTCGATGAGGTAGACTCCGCAGCGGTATATGTTAACGCCTCTACACGCTTTACTGATGGCTTTGAATTCGGAATGGGTGCAGAGATTGGCATCAGTACAGATAAACTTCACGCCCGTGGCCCAATGGGTCTGAAAGAACTCACATCATACAAATATATTATCCACGGTACAGGCCAGATTCGTAAGTAA
- the glgC gene encoding glucose-1-phosphate adenylyltransferase, protein MSLNNVLTIILAGGQGERLYPLTKDRAKPAVPFGGIYRIIDFTLSNCLNSGLRKIVVLTQYKSFSLDRHLRLGWNIFNNELDEYIEQIPPQQRISDQWYQGTADAVYQNIYTLEKEQPELVLILSGDHIYKMDYRNMVRFHHEKRADLTIACMDVPLDEGKRFGIIQTNEENRIVGFHEKPSVPIPSPNNPEVTFASMGIYLFNTRTLVKAIIGDAKQNTNHDFGKNIIPEMIHSKRVYAYPFTDENNSGLSYWRDIGTLDAYWKANMDLVQVSPEFNIYDKNWPIRTYKAQYPPVKTVYQKDLPNEPKNMILNSIVSGGCIISGAKVEGCVLSPDIRVGSNSEIYDSIIMESVRIGQHVKIRKAIIDKSVDIPDYMSIGYDKENDSNSFTVTESGIVVVRKEMPLI, encoded by the coding sequence ATGTCTTTAAATAATGTGCTTACTATTATTCTGGCAGGAGGACAGGGGGAGAGGCTTTATCCACTGACAAAAGACAGAGCAAAACCGGCTGTGCCTTTTGGAGGTATTTACAGAATAATAGACTTTACATTAAGTAATTGTCTCAATTCAGGATTGCGCAAAATAGTAGTTCTGACACAATACAAATCCTTCTCACTGGATAGGCACTTGCGGCTTGGGTGGAATATTTTTAATAATGAATTAGATGAATATATAGAACAGATACCTCCTCAACAAAGGATCAGTGATCAATGGTATCAGGGTACTGCAGACGCTGTCTACCAGAACATATATACACTTGAAAAGGAGCAACCGGAATTGGTTTTGATACTTTCCGGTGATCATATTTACAAAATGGATTACAGAAATATGGTACGCTTCCACCATGAAAAGAGAGCAGATCTTACTATAGCATGCATGGATGTCCCTCTGGATGAAGGGAAAAGATTTGGTATAATACAGACAAATGAAGAGAACCGGATCGTTGGATTTCATGAAAAACCTTCAGTACCAATTCCTTCGCCAAACAATCCGGAGGTCACATTTGCTTCTATGGGAATTTATTTATTTAATACCAGAACCCTGGTTAAAGCGATAATAGGTGATGCCAAACAAAACACAAATCATGATTTCGGGAAGAACATTATACCTGAAATGATACATTCTAAAAGGGTATACGCATATCCATTTACAGACGAAAATAACAGTGGCTTAAGCTACTGGCGTGATATCGGTACCTTGGACGCTTACTGGAAGGCGAATATGGACCTTGTTCAGGTATCACCGGAATTTAATATTTATGATAAAAATTGGCCAATTCGCACTTATAAGGCACAATACCCACCAGTCAAAACAGTATATCAGAAAGATTTACCAAATGAACCTAAAAATATGATTCTAAATTCTATTGTTTCCGGAGGATGCATAATAAGCGGTGCAAAGGTGGAAGGATGTGTTTTGTCCCCTGATATCAGAGTCGGTTCCAATTCTGAAATTTACGATTCAATTATAATGGAGAGTGTCAGGATAGGGCAGCATGTTAAGATACGAAAAGCCATAATTGATAAGTCTGTAGACATACCTGACTATATGAGCATTGGTTATGATAAAGAGAATGATTCTAACAGTTTTACGGTAACTGAAAGTGGTATAGTGGTTGTGCGCAAAGAAATGCCTCTCATTTAG
- the eno gene encoding phosphopyruvate hydratase, protein MAKIEKTAAREILDSRGNPTVEVDIVLDDGTIGRAAVPSGASTGRHEACELRDGDPGRYMGKGVTNAINNVIEVIGPKIKGMDPSEQERIDKFMIELDGTENKSNLGANAILGVSIAVARAASSMLNKPLYSYIENRDDFIMPVPMMNIINGGEHADNNLDIQEFMIMPVGAGCFKDALRIGAEVFHSLKKILSDKGYNTNVGDEGGFAPELKCNEEALETIMEAINNAGYGPGKDVLLALDTAANEVYKDGKYVLKAEADPEKSIEGMISFYEDLISNYPIYSIEDGLAEDDWDGWKALTEKLGNKVQLVGDDLFVTNINRLKKGIDLGITNSILIKLNQIGTLTETMQTIEMAKSNGFTTVISHRSGETEDTIISDVAVATNAGQIKAGSLSRTDRICKYNQLLRIEEELGDKAVYGASLLKKK, encoded by the coding sequence ATGGCAAAGATAGAAAAAACTGCTGCTAGGGAAATACTCGATTCCAGGGGTAATCCTACAGTTGAAGTGGATATAGTATTGGATGATGGTACCATTGGTCGTGCGGCTGTTCCTTCAGGAGCTTCTACAGGGCGTCACGAAGCCTGTGAGCTGAGAGATGGCGATCCAGGGCGATATATGGGAAAGGGTGTTACCAATGCCATTAATAATGTTATAGAAGTAATAGGTCCGAAGATAAAGGGTATGGACCCTTCCGAACAGGAAAGAATTGATAAATTTATGATAGAACTTGATGGTACGGAAAATAAGAGCAACCTGGGCGCTAATGCCATTCTGGGTGTCTCTATTGCTGTCGCAAGAGCGGCTTCAAGTATGCTAAATAAACCGTTGTATAGTTATATTGAAAACAGAGATGACTTCATTATGCCTGTGCCAATGATGAATATTATTAATGGTGGAGAGCATGCTGATAATAACCTTGATATACAGGAATTTATGATCATGCCGGTAGGGGCTGGCTGCTTTAAGGACGCCTTAAGAATTGGAGCAGAAGTCTTTCACAGTTTAAAAAAGATACTCAGCGACAAGGGGTATAATACAAATGTAGGTGATGAAGGCGGATTTGCTCCGGAGCTGAAATGTAACGAGGAGGCCCTGGAGACTATAATGGAAGCTATAAATAATGCCGGCTATGGGCCAGGTAAGGACGTATTACTGGCGCTGGATACAGCCGCTAATGAAGTTTATAAAGATGGAAAATATGTGTTAAAGGCTGAGGCTGATCCTGAGAAATCTATTGAAGGTATGATTTCGTTCTATGAAGACCTGATCTCTAACTACCCCATTTATTCGATAGAAGATGGTCTTGCAGAGGATGATTGGGATGGTTGGAAGGCGTTAACGGAAAAACTTGGGAATAAAGTGCAGCTCGTTGGAGATGATCTATTTGTGACGAACATAAATAGATTGAAGAAAGGTATTGATTTGGGAATAACCAATTCAATATTAATCAAACTTAATCAGATAGGCACACTGACAGAAACTATGCAGACGATAGAAATGGCAAAATCAAATGGTTTCACCACGGTCATATCACATCGTTCCGGAGAAACGGAAGATACTATTATTTCTGATGTTGCAGTGGCAACCAATGCCGGGCAAATCAAGGCGGGGTCGCTTTCAAGAACAGACCGCATATGCAAGTATAATCAATTGTTGAGGATAGAGGAAGAGCTTGGGGACAAGGCAGTTTATGGTGCATCTTTATTAAAGAAAAAGTAG
- the ispH gene encoding 4-hydroxy-3-methylbut-2-enyl diphosphate reductase has product MRVIVAKTAGFCMGVRKAMDRVLDASNEKGGDDGSVYTEGPLIHNPQVLEKLEEKGIKALNENTDLSKSTVVIRAHGITPRRREELEASGAKICDATCPRVQRVQSIIEENTKLGYSTIIVGDEGHAEVVGLLGYADGNGYVISSIEEISDLPDLEKICIVAQTTQDMNTFALIAEKLKLRYGNNKVFDTICSSTSKRQEEVINLSEEVDAMIVVGGRGSANTNRLVQISENKGTPTFLVETENELNFKKLENYGVIGVTAGASTPNWLLQRVVDKVQNYQGKKNRKIQSVKEKAITILVGSFMYIGIGATSISYSSSVLLGINPKVKCCTIATLFLFSMYVLNYFTNKEAAALSEPSRFKLYEKYQSIFMVLGFIAAILSLALAFTVNIEAFFCIFFLSLFGIAYRASIIPNKLSSIFRYRSLAQIPGSKEMFISIAWAVSTGLIPFLESPVSSVSSLPVVLAFVFSMVFMRTVLLDVKDVQGDRIIGKETIPIAIGKNKTKAILVILSILLTILLIISPMIGWTSEFSYYLIPCVAYACGYLYLYHKRIVTSGLACEIITDFNFILAGIMVVIWRLVVI; this is encoded by the coding sequence ATGCGAGTTATAGTAGCAAAAACAGCAGGATTTTGTATGGGTGTACGTAAGGCAATGGACAGAGTATTGGATGCCTCTAATGAAAAGGGAGGCGATGATGGCTCCGTCTATACGGAAGGGCCATTGATACATAATCCCCAGGTACTTGAAAAACTGGAGGAGAAAGGTATCAAAGCGCTTAACGAAAATACGGATTTATCAAAAAGTACTGTAGTTATCAGGGCCCATGGTATAACGCCCAGGAGAAGAGAGGAACTTGAAGCATCAGGCGCCAAGATCTGTGATGCAACCTGCCCTCGCGTACAACGGGTGCAATCAATCATTGAGGAGAATACGAAGCTGGGATATTCCACTATTATCGTGGGTGATGAAGGGCATGCCGAAGTGGTGGGGTTACTTGGATATGCTGATGGAAACGGTTATGTTATCTCTTCTATTGAGGAAATTTCAGACCTGCCTGATTTAGAAAAAATTTGTATCGTTGCCCAGACTACTCAGGACATGAATACTTTTGCATTAATAGCGGAAAAGTTGAAACTTAGATACGGAAATAACAAAGTATTTGACACAATATGCAGCTCTACATCAAAACGCCAGGAAGAGGTAATCAACCTGAGCGAAGAAGTTGACGCAATGATTGTAGTTGGTGGAAGAGGTAGCGCAAATACAAATAGGTTGGTCCAAATTTCTGAAAATAAAGGCACACCTACATTCCTTGTTGAGACTGAAAATGAATTGAATTTCAAGAAGCTTGAAAATTATGGAGTTATTGGCGTTACAGCCGGCGCTTCAACACCTAACTGGCTACTCCAGAGAGTTGTTGATAAAGTACAGAATTATCAAGGCAAAAAAAACAGAAAAATACAATCAGTCAAGGAAAAAGCAATTACAATCTTAGTCGGCAGTTTCATGTATATCGGAATTGGAGCAACAAGTATCAGTTACTCAAGCTCCGTGCTGCTTGGTATAAACCCCAAGGTTAAATGCTGTACAATTGCAACTCTGTTTTTGTTTTCAATGTATGTTTTAAACTATTTTACTAACAAAGAGGCAGCCGCCCTGAGTGAGCCATCCAGATTCAAATTATACGAGAAATATCAAAGCATTTTCATGGTCCTCGGATTTATCGCAGCCATTTTATCTTTAGCTCTGGCATTTACGGTTAACATAGAGGCGTTCTTCTGTATCTTTTTTCTATCTCTGTTTGGAATAGCGTACAGAGCTTCTATAATTCCCAATAAGCTTTCCAGCATTTTCAGATACCGAAGCCTGGCACAGATTCCCGGTTCGAAAGAAATGTTTATAAGCATAGCATGGGCTGTGAGTACCGGTTTAATTCCTTTTCTGGAATCACCAGTTTCATCTGTGTCATCACTACCTGTTGTATTAGCATTTGTTTTCAGTATGGTTTTTATGAGAACAGTATTGCTTGATGTTAAGGACGTTCAAGGTGACAGAATAATTGGTAAGGAAACAATACCAATTGCAATAGGCAAGAATAAAACTAAGGCAATTTTAGTCATTTTATCAATATTGCTTACTATACTATTAATTATCAGCCCAATGATTGGTTGGACTTCAGAATTTTCCTATTACCTCATACCATGTGTTGCGTATGCATGTGGATATTTGTATCTCTATCACAAGCGCATTGTAACCAGTGGGCTAGCCTGTGAAATTATTACCGATTTTAATTTTATCCTTGCGGGTATAATGGTAGTAATCTGGCGCCTTGTTGTAATTTAA
- a CDS encoding DUF362 domain-containing protein, translating into MTTVAISRCDNYELEEVSTAVKRCLNLIDNIETIVKPGMKVLLKANLLSASLGPERAVNTHPAVIRALVDIFMGDYGCKVYIGDSCGSLRTGSTDKAFRVTQIDKIAEETGAVIVNFDKDDAINITNKNAVILKDFKIAKTVKSVDVVVNVPKLKTHGLTRYTGAIKNMFGSIPANGKKNVHLLAPKNRSMAQALVDVFEMVQPHITIMDAVIGMEGNGPNAGDPRKVGLIIAGYDGVALDAVASTVVGFDPVKVPIIKYAHDRKLGTADLNEIDVSGEEISKVKVDDFKKPSSSAQDFASNYIPDFLLAKMFDNSCSCVSTVYEPNCTRCYECIRNCPAKAMSAPEGKVIVDEDKCIGCFCCDEVCNYKAIEMKRSFLGRAFLKMAVFLGVERLQ; encoded by the coding sequence ATGACAACAGTCGCAATTTCACGTTGTGATAATTATGAATTGGAAGAAGTAAGCACGGCGGTGAAAAGATGTTTAAATTTAATAGATAATATTGAAACCATTGTAAAACCTGGAATGAAGGTGCTGCTTAAAGCAAACCTCCTGTCTGCCTCTTTAGGGCCGGAGAGGGCGGTTAATACACATCCTGCGGTTATCAGGGCGCTTGTTGATATATTTATGGGAGATTATGGGTGTAAGGTATATATTGGAGATTCTTGTGGCAGCCTAAGGACCGGTTCTACAGATAAGGCTTTTAGAGTTACGCAGATAGACAAGATTGCAGAAGAGACTGGCGCTGTTATCGTAAACTTTGATAAGGATGATGCTATTAACATAACAAATAAAAATGCTGTGATCTTAAAAGATTTTAAGATTGCAAAGACAGTCAAATCCGTAGATGTTGTAGTGAATGTCCCTAAACTGAAAACACACGGCCTTACAAGATACACAGGCGCTATCAAGAATATGTTTGGTTCTATACCTGCTAACGGAAAAAAAAATGTACATCTTCTGGCGCCAAAAAATAGATCAATGGCCCAGGCATTGGTTGATGTTTTTGAGATGGTCCAACCACATATCACGATTATGGATGCGGTAATCGGGATGGAGGGCAACGGACCTAATGCAGGAGATCCGAGAAAGGTAGGGTTAATAATTGCCGGTTATGATGGTGTCGCATTGGATGCCGTGGCTAGCACGGTAGTTGGCTTTGATCCTGTAAAAGTGCCTATAATCAAGTACGCGCATGACAGAAAGCTTGGTACTGCAGATTTGAACGAGATAGATGTTTCAGGTGAGGAAATAAGCAAGGTTAAAGTTGATGATTTTAAAAAACCGTCCAGTTCCGCACAGGATTTTGCATCCAACTATATTCCTGATTTTCTGCTTGCAAAAATGTTTGATAATAGCTGCTCATGCGTCTCTACAGTATATGAACCAAATTGTACAAGATGTTATGAGTGTATTAGAAACTGTCCGGCGAAAGCAATGTCAGCGCCTGAAGGTAAAGTAATAGTAGATGAAGATAAATGTATTGGCTGTTTTTGCTGTGATGAGGTCTGCAATTACAAGGCGATTGAGATGAAGCGATCATTTCTTGGCAGGGCTTTTTTGAAAATGGCAGTGTTTTTAGGTGTAGAGAGACTGCAGTAG
- a CDS encoding vWA domain-containing protein, whose product MNRKRLFVFSLTVLVSLLTGCFQFQPNFLTRRDNLDEAFQMGEYVPKIDNFFIILDASTSMSMPYNNEGEVPKFKVAIDFLKRMNNTMPEMDINGSLMTFGRGINQLKRQTEIVYGPTTYSRSGLEQSLNSLSFSAEGNSPAGRAIKAVSAALGSVQGDSAVIFISDGMNLEGDPRGKARALENRYGKGTCFIRFG is encoded by the coding sequence ATGAATAGAAAACGTTTATTTGTCTTTTCTTTAACAGTTTTAGTTTCGTTACTGACAGGTTGTTTTCAATTTCAGCCAAATTTTTTAACACGCCGTGATAATCTTGATGAAGCGTTTCAAATGGGGGAATATGTACCGAAAATTGACAACTTTTTTATCATACTTGATGCTTCAACATCTATGAGTATGCCGTATAACAACGAAGGAGAAGTTCCAAAGTTTAAAGTAGCTATAGACTTTCTAAAGCGTATGAATAATACTATGCCTGAAATGGATATCAACGGGTCTCTCATGACATTTGGTCGTGGAATCAATCAGTTGAAGAGGCAGACAGAGATTGTATATGGGCCGACTACTTACTCCAGATCCGGCTTGGAACAAAGCTTGAATAGCCTGAGTTTTTCTGCTGAAGGTAACAGCCCTGCAGGACGCGCTATTAAAGCTGTCAGTGCTGCCCTGGGGTCTGTTCAAGGTGATAGTGCTGTAATTTTTATAAGTGATGGTATGAATCTGGAAGGTGATCCTCGTGGAAAGGCAAGGGCCTTGGAAAACCGTTATGGGAAAGGGACATGTTTTATACGGTTTGGGTAG
- a CDS encoding FtsB family cell division protein has protein sequence MLKRFLLTFSIVTSIIIVFSVIITQKREERRELETTQKILTQKVEYLREKNDRLKKENKALVDDPVQVEREARDKYGYTREGEVTYKKYKFNISDPDNDNAERSTETRGLEAFLFDGPFPWQVPLGMIVIATLFLLFSYKYER, from the coding sequence ATGCTAAAGCGCTTCCTTCTAACCTTTTCTATAGTAACCTCAATAATAATTGTTTTTTCTGTTATCATCACACAGAAAAGAGAGGAGAGGAGGGAACTTGAAACAACGCAAAAAATTCTTACACAAAAGGTCGAGTATTTAAGAGAAAAAAACGACAGGCTTAAAAAGGAAAATAAGGCACTTGTTGATGATCCTGTACAGGTCGAGAGAGAAGCCAGGGATAAATATGGATATACTAGAGAAGGGGAAGTGACGTATAAAAAATATAAATTTAATATTTCAGATCCTGATAATGACAATGCTGAGAGGTCAACTGAAACTCGTGGTTTGGAAGCATTTTTATTTGACGGACCGTTTCCGTGGCAAGTACCTTTAGGTATGATAGTGATAGCCACACTTTTTTTACTGTTTTCTTATAAATATGAACGTTAA